Within the Artemia franciscana unplaced genomic scaffold, ASM3288406v1 Scaffold_5119, whole genome shotgun sequence genome, the region agcctttaatcacattctttaccatttgcaatcataaaatagtctaatatcttcattttttcaacatacgtagctattaccctcgaaaactaaaacttttgccataggaaaaaagcctttaatcacattctttaccatgtgcaatcataaaatagtctaatatcttcatttttccaacatacgtagctattaccctcgaaaacttaaacttttgacataggaaaagagcctttaatcacattcgttaccatttgcaattataaaatagtctaatatcttcattttttcaacatacgtagctattaccctcgaaaactaaaacttttgacataggaaaagagcctttaatcacattctttaccatttgcaatcataaaatagtctaatatcttcattttttcaacatacgtagctattaccctcgaaaacgaaaacttttgaaataggaaaagagcctttaatcacattctttaccatttgcaatcataaaatagtctaatatctacattttttcaacatacgtagctaataccctcgaaaactaaaacttttgaaataggaaaagagcctttaagcactttctttaccatgtgcaatcataaaatagcctaatatcttcattttttcaacatacgtagctattaccctccaaaactaaaacttttgacataggaaaagagcctttaatcacattctttaccatgtgcaatcataaaatagtctaatatcttcatttttccaacatacgtagctattaccctcgaaaacgaaaacttttgaaataggaaaagagcctttaatcacattctttaccatttgcaatcataaaatagtctaatatcttcattttttcaacatacgtagctattaccgtcgaaaactaaaacttttgacataggaaaagagcctttaatcacattctttaccatgtgcaatcataaaatagtgtaatatcttcatttttccaacatacgtagctattaccctcgaaaactaaaacttttgacataggaaaagagcctttaatcacattctttaccatgtgcaatcataaaatagtctaatatcttcattttttcaacatacgtagctattaccctcgaaaactaaaacttttgaaataggaaaagagcctttaatcacattcgttaccatttgcaattataaaatagtctaatatcttcattttttcaacatacgtagctattaccctcgaaaactaaaacttttgacataggaaaagagactttaatcacattctttaccatgtgcaatcataaaatagtgtaatatcttcatttttccaacatacgtagctattaccctcgaaaactaaaacttttgacataggaaaagagcctttaatcacattctttaccatttgcaatcattaaatagtctaatatcttcatttttccaacatacgtagctattaccctcgaaaactaaaacttttgacatagtaaagagcctttaatcacattctttaccatttgcaatcataaaatagtctaatatcttcattttttcaacatacgtagctattaccctcgaaaactaaaacttttgacataggaaaagagcctttaatcacattctttaccatttgcaatcataaaatagtctaatatcttcattttttcaacatacgtagctattaccctcgaaaactaaaacttttgacataggaaaagagcctttaatcactttctttaccatgtgcaatcataaaatagtctaatatcttcattttttcaacatacgtagctattaccctcgaaaactaaaacttttgacataggaaaagagcctttaatcacattcgttaccatttgcaattataaaatagtctaatatcttcattttatcaacatacgtagctattaccctcgaaaactaaaacttttgacataggaaaagagcctttaatcacattctttaccatttgcaatcataaaatagtctaatatcttcatttttccaacatacgtagctattaccctcgaaaactaaaacttttgacataggaaaagagcctttaatcacattctttaccatttgcaatcataaaacagtctaatatcttcattttttcaacatacgtagctattactctcgaaaactaaaacttttgacataggaaaagagcctttaatcacattctttaccatgtgcaatcataaaatagtctaatatcttcatttttccaacatacgtagctattaccctcgaaaactaaaacttttgccataggaaaagagcctttaagcacattctttaccatgtgcaatcataaaatagtctaatatcttcatttttccaacatacgtagctattaccctcgaaaacttaaatttttgacataggaaaagagcctttaatcacattctttaccatttgcaatcataaaatagtctaatatcttcattttttcaacatatgtagctattaccctcgaaaactaaaacttttgacataggaaaagagcctttaatcacattctttaccatttgcaatcataaaatagtctaatatcttcattttttcaacatacgtagctattaccctcgaaaactaaaacttttgccataggaaaaaagcctttaatcacattctttaccatgtgcaatcataaaatagtctaatatcttcatttttccaacatacgtagctattaccctcgaaaacttaaacttttgacataggaaaagagcctttaatcacattcgttaccatttgcaattataaaatagtctaatatcttcattttttcaacatacgtagctattaccctcgaaaactaaaacttttgacataggaaaagagcctttaatcacattctttaccatttgcaatcataaaatagtctaatatcttcattttttcaacatacgtagctattaccctcgaaaacgaaaacttttgaaataggaaaagagcctttaatcacattctttaccatttgcaatcataaaatagtctaatatctacattttttcaacatacgtagctaataccctcgaaaactaaaacttttgaaataggaaaagagcctttaagcactttctttaccatgtgcaatcataaaatagcctaatatcttcattttttcaacatacgtagctattaccctccaaaactaaaacttttgacataggaaaagagcctttaatcacattctttaccatgtgcaatcataaaatagtctaatatcttcatttttccaacatacgtagctattaccctcgaaaacgaaaacttttgaaataggaaaagagcctttaatcacattctttaccatttgcaatcataaaatagtctaatatcttcattttttcaacatacgtagctattaccgtcgaaaactaaaacttttgacataggaaaagagcctttaatcacattctttaccatgtgcaatcataaaatagtgtaatatcttcatttttccaacatacgtagctattaccctcgaaaactaaaacttttgacataggaaaagagcctttaatcacattctttaccatgtgcaatcataaaatagtctaatatcttcattttttcaacatacgtagctattaccctcgaaaactaaaacttttgaaataggaaaagagcctttaatcacattcgttaccatttgcaattataaaatagtctaatatcttcattttttcaacatacgtagctattaccctcgaaaactaaaacttttgacataggaaaagagactttaatcacattctttaccatgtgcaatcataaaatagtgtaatatcttcatttttccaacatacgtagctattaccctcgaaaactaaaacttttgacataggaaaagagcctttaatcacattctttaccatttgcaatcattaaatagtctaatatcttcatttttccaacatacgtagctattaccctcgaaaactaaaacttttgacatagtaaagagcctttaatcacattctttaccatttgcaatcataaaatagtctaatatcttcattttttcaacatacgtagctattaccctcgaaaactaaaacttttgacataggaaaagagcctttaatcacattctttaccatttgcaatcataaaatagtctaatatcttcattttttcaacatacgtagctattaccctcgaaaactaaaacttttgacataggaaaagagcctttaatcactttctttaccatgtgcaatcataaaatagtctaatatcttcattttttcaacatacgtagctattaccctcgaaaactaaaacttttgacataggaaaagagcctttaatcacattcgttaccatttgcaattataaaatagtctaatatcttcattttatcaacatacgtagctattaccctcgaaaactaaaacttttgacataggaaaagagcctttaatcacattctttaccatttgcaatcataaaatagtctaatatcttcatttttccaacatacgtagctattaccctcgaaaactaaaacttttgacataggaaaagagcctttaatcacattctttaccatttgcaatcataaaacagtctaatatcttcattttttcaacatacgtagctattactctcgaaaactaaaacttttgacataggaaaagagcctttaatcacattctttaccatgtgcaatcataaaatagtctaatatcttcatttttccaacatacgtagctattaccctcgaaaactaaaacttttgccataggaaaagagcctttaagcacattctttaccatgtgcaatcataaaatagtctaatatcttcatttttccaacatacgtagctattaccctcgaaaacttaaacttttgacataggaaaagagcctttaatcacattctttaccatttgcaatcataaaatagtctaatatcttcattttttcaacatatgtagctattaccctcgaaaactaaaacttttgacataggaaaagagcctttaatcacattctttaccatttgcaatcataaaatagtctaatatcttcattttttcaacatacgtagctattaccctcgaaaactaaaacttttgccataggaaaaaagcctttaatcacattctttaccatgtgcaatcataaaatagtctaatatcttcatttttccaacatacgtagctattaccctcgaaaacttaaacttttgacataggaaaagagcctttaatcacattctttaccatttgcaatcataaaattgtctaatatcttcattttttcaacatacgtagctattaccctcgaaaactaaaacttttgacataggaaaagagcctttaatcacattctttaccatttgcaatcataaaacagtctaatatcttcattttttcaacatacgtagctattaccctcgaaaactaaaacttttgccataggaaaaaagcctttaagcacattctttaccatttgcaatcataaaatagtctaatatcttcattttttcaacatacgtagctattaccctcgaaaactaaaacttttgccataggaaaagagcctttaagcatattctttaccatttgcaatcataaaatagtctaatatcttcattttttcaacatacgtaactattaccctcgaaaactaaaacttttgacataggaaaagagcctttaatcacattcgttaccatttgcaattataaaatagtctaatatcttcattttttcaacatacgtagctattaccctcgaaaactaaaacttttgacataggaaaagagcctttaatcacattcgttaacatttgcaattataaaatagtctaatatcttcatttttccaacatacgtagctattaccctcgaaaacgaaaacttttgaaataggaaaagagcctttaatcacattctttaccatttgcaatcataaaatagtctaatatcttcattttttcaacatacgtagctattaccctcgaaaactaaaacttttgaaataggaaaagagcctttaagcactttctttaccatatgcaatcataaaatagtctaatatcttcattttttcaacataggtagctattaccctcgaaaactaaaacttttgccatagaaaaagagcctttaatcacattctttaccatgtgcaatcataaaatagtctaatatcttcatttttccaacatacgtagctattaccctcgaaaacaaaaacttttgaaataggaaaagagcctttaatcacattctttaccatttgcaatcataaaatagtctaatatcttcattttttcaacatacgtagctattaccctcgaaaactaaaacttttgccataggaaaagagcctttaatcacattctttaccatgtgcaatcataaaatagtctaatatcttcatttttccaacatacgtagctattaccctcgaaaactaaaacttttgccataggaaaagagcctttaagcatattctttaccatgtgcaatcataaaatagtctaatatcttcatttttccaacatacgtagctattaccctcgaaaactaaaacttttgacataggaaaagagcctttaatcacattctttaccatttgcaattataaaatagtctaatatcttcatttttccaacatacgtagctattaccctcgaaaacgaaaacttttgaaataggaaaagagcctttaatcacattctttaccatttgcaatcataaaatagtctaatatcttcattttttcaacatacgtagctattaccctcgaaaactaaaacttttgaaataggaaaagagcctttaagcactttctttaccatgtgcaatcataaaattgtctaatatcttcattttttcaacatacgtagctattaccctcgaaaactaaaacttttgcaatagaaaaagagcctttaatcacattggaGGTGATGGAGTTCGTCCGGAATGATGCAGACAATGTCTGTTGACCACGTACCTCTGGATATGGGGTTTCCCCTAACTAATCGCTCCGATCAGGGTGGCCTCAACCTCATGAGGTGGGTGGAGCCCACCCCAGGATTCTCAGTATCCAGGTAAATCCTGGCTCTAATCAGAAtccaggcctagggtcggttgggccTGCAACCCTCCACCTGAAATCGATTGCAATGAATAGCTTAGCAACTGCCTCGGATGACCGATGTTCTTTTATCCCATCACGACCCTTGCTCGCCCCTGGACCGAGAAATGACCAGCGATTGAATCTCCTTGACCACGGTGGCCTCCGGATTGCCACCTGGAATGTATTGACATTGAACTTTCCCGGAGCAAAGACGCTTCTGGCGATGGAACTGAAGCGATTCCGCATCTCTATTGCTGGAATAACAGAAACCCACCTAGTCGGGAATGGGACTGATCCCATAGGTGAGGGATACCACCTTCTATGGTCCGGACAGACAACGACTAGGAGAAATGGGGTCGGACTAGTACTTGATAACAAGTCCATAAAGTGTCTACTGTCATTTACTCCCGTCTCGAATAGAATAGCTAATGCTCGACTGAGTCATAAGCAAGGAAAAATGACAGTCCTTGTCTGCTATGCTCCGACAAATGAAGCCGACGACGAAGCAAAAGAAACTTTCTACTCTGCCCTGGCTAATGAACTGTCCAAGATATCCCCCCACGATATTGTCATCCTTTTGGGTGATATGAATGCAACAGTGAGCGACAACCACGACCTATGGCGGCAAGTCATCAGACCAGTTATTCCGGACCCCCTAAATGACAATGGGCTAAGGCTCCTTCAACTGTGCAGCATGCATAACCTTGTCATTACGAACACGCTGTTCGCAGGGAAGGATATCCACAAATACACATGGTACAGCAACGACGGCCGTACCAAAAAAATGATCGACTATATCATTGTCTCACAGAGATGGAGATCCTCGATTAGTAATTGCAGGACGTAAGGTCAGCCGAGATTGGTAACACTGACCATCGCCTCGTTGTAGCTAATATGCGACTGAGGCTCCAAGCCCAGCGCTCGCAACCTAGACCGACCAAGATTGATGTCTCTCGTCTCTCCGATCAAGAGATACGGTCCAAGTATGCCATTGATGTCTCGAATCGCTTCGACGCACTCCTGCCATCTGAAAGTTCTGAGGACGCATGGATCTCGTTTAAGAAGAATGTCCTGGAGTCAGCGACCGCAAATATTGGAAGGGCGAAGCGTGCTAAGAAAGCGTGGGTTCAGTTCGATACGCTTGACGTCATTGAGCAGAGACGCAAGGCAAGGCTTCTGGGCGACATGCCGACCTACAGGCGCCTCAATGGTGTCCGCAACAAGCTGATACAGCGAGACAAGAAACTGTTTGTGGAAAGGAAGGCAAACGAGCTGGAGGGCGCAGCCATGAAAGGGGACGTCGGGAGCCTCTACAAGCACCTCCGTGACCTCACAAGCGAAAAAGCCCCCTCAGTTGCATCTGTTGTCTCTGCGGACGGCCAGCCACTTAGTGATGAGGCCGCTCAGGTCAGTCGATGGAAAGACCACTTCTCAAGTCTCCTCAATGCCGATGCTGTAGCACAGACTGACCAGGAACTCGCACGCCTAGCTACCAGCACTCGGGAAGTGCCGTCAAACGAACCAGAGACTACCTTCACGACAGCAGAAATCCACTCTGCTTTGAAACGTCTAAAGAATAACAAAGCGGCAGGCGTATGCGGAGTATCCGCTGAGCTCCTGAAGTATGCTGGACCGGCGATGTTACTTTGGCTGCAAATGCTGTTTTCCGTGGTGTGGCGCACAGAATGGGTCCCGAAGGACTGGCGACTTGGCATAATCCTGCCCCTTTGGAAGAGATAGGGGAGCAAGAGCATCTGCTCTAATTACAGAGGTATAACCCTTCTCTCAGTCCCTGGAAAGCTCTTTGCCATGACCCTGCTAGACAGATGCACGAGTATCCTCCGAAGAAAAAGGAGAGTTCAGCAGGCCGGATTTATGCCAGGGAGGTCCACTGTCGAACAAATCTTCACTATGCGCCAGTCAATTGAGAAAACTAGAGAATTCAGGAGGAACGCATACGTGGCCTTCGTAGACTTCAAAGCTGCTTTTGACTCCGTCGATCGCAACTCTGTTTGGCTAATACTTAGATCGACGGGTCTACCAGATAAATActgcaagctttttgaaaagctgtaTGAAGAGACCGAGAGTTGCGTCCAAGTCAACGGAAAACGGAGCACGACATTCAATATCAAAACTGGCGTTCGCCAAGGGTGTGCCACCGCCCCGGAATTGTTCAATTGTGTGATAGACTATGTGATGACAAGAACTACAAATCGCCTGCCCTTTGGTCTGCAGTTTGGAGATCGCATTCTGACGGATGCGGACTTCGCAGACGATCTTGCTCTCGTTGCCGACTCAATCGACCAGCTGACCGACGCTCTGGAAGTCCTGAAGGAAGAGGCAGCAAAAGTGGGGCTGAAAATCAACTGGCTCAAAACTAAGATTATGGCAATTGAACCCCCAGGTCCAGTCTCGCACCCTGATACCATAACTGTCTGCGGAACACTTGTCGAAGTCGTTAAAAACTTCACTTACCTCGGTTCTGTGCTGTCCAATGATGGCTCCGTAGACGAAGAGGTATGCAGCCGACTATCGAAAGCCTCTTCCATCGTCGGTAGACTCAACAGTCTATGGAGAATGCCGCACATCTCAAGGCGTACGAAAATGCGAATCTATAACGCATCCGTAAGCTCCGTCCTGCTCTACGCGGCGGAAACCTGGCCCCTCAAATCAACCATCCTTAAAATGATAGACGTCTGTCAGACGAAACAGCTTCGCCGGATCGAGGGATTCCGGTGGGATGATTTTGTAAGCAACGCAAGGTTGCTTACTCTCACCTCCCAGGTACCATTCTCCGTCCAGATAGCGCAGAGGTCTCTCAGACGGTTCGGACACCTCCTACGAATGCCGACATCAACGCCAGCCCGAATAGTGTACGACTTCGACCCAAAAGCCCATGGCTGGTCTCGCCCGAGGGGCAGACCTCGGACAAGGTGGAAAGACAGCCTCGACAAATTCTTGGTGATGGCCAACATTGCTGTCGACGAAGCGTCTCATTTAGCAGCAGACCGGTCCGCCTGGAGAAGTCAAGTTGCGAAGCTCTCTACGCCGCACCCCATGTGGCAGGagccttaagtcaagtaagtcacgactttaatcacattctttaccatgtgcaatcataaaatagtctaatatcttcatttttccaacatacgtagctattaccctcgaaaacgaaaacttttgaaataggaaaagagcttttaatcacattctttaccatttgcaatcataaaatagtctaatatcttcatttttccaacatacgtagctattaccctcgaaaactaaaacttttgaaataggaaaagagcctttaatcacattctttaccatttgcaatcataaaatagtctaatatcttcattttttcaacatacgtagctattacccttgaaaactaaaacttttgacataggaaaagagcctttaatcacattctttaccatttgcaatcataaaatagtctaatatcttcattttttcaacatacgtagctattaccctcgaaaactaaaacttttgacataggaaaagagcctttaatcacattctttaccatttgcaatcataaaatagtctaatatcttcattttttcaacatacgtagctattaccctcgaaaactaaaacttttgacataggaaaagagcgtttaatcactttctttaccatgtgcaatcataaaatagtctaatatcttcatttttccaacatacgtagctattaccctcgaaaactaaaacttttgacataggaaaagagcctttaatcacattctttaccatttgcaatcataaaatagtctaatatcttcatttttccaacatacgtagctattaccctcggaaactaaaacttttgacataggaaaagagcctttaatcacattctttaccatttgcaatcataaaatagtctaatatcttcatttttttcaacatacgtacctattaccctcgaaaactaaaacttttgccataggaaaagagcctttaagcacattctttatcatgtgcaacaataaaatagtctaatatcttcatttttccaacatacgtagctattaccctcgaaaactaaaacttttgacataggaaaagagcctttaatcacattctttaccatttgcaattataaaatagtctaatatcttcattttttcaacatacgtagctattaccctcgaaaacttaaacttttgccatagaaaaagagcctttaatcacattctttaccatgtgcaatcataaaatagtctaatatcttcatttttccaacatacgtagctattaccctcgaaaacgaaaacttttgaaataggaaaagagcctttaatcacattctttaccatttgcaatcataaaatagtctaatatcttcattttttcaacatacgtagctattaccctcgaaaactaaaacttttgccataggaaaagagcctttaagcatattctttaccatgtgcaatcataaaatagtctaatatcttcattttttcaacatacgtagctattaccctcgaaaactaaaacttttgccatagaaaaagagcctttaatcacattctttaccatgtgcaatcataaaatagtctaatatcttcatttttccaacatacgtagctattaccctcgaaaacgaaaacttttgaaataggaaaagagcctttaatcacattctttaccatttgcaatcataaaatagtctaatatctttatttttccaacatacgtagttattaccctcgaaaactaaaacttttgaaataggaaaagagcatttaatcacattctttaccatttgcaatcataaaatagtctaatatcttcattttttcaacatacgtagctattaccctcgaaaactaaaacttttgacataggaaaagagcctttaatcacattctttaccatttgcaatcataaaatagtctaatatcttcatttttttcaacatacgtagctattaccctcgaaaactaaaacttttgacataggaaaagagcctttaatcacattctttaccatttgcaatcataaaatagtctaatatcttcattttttcaacatacgtagctattaccctcgaaaactaaaacttttgacataggaaaagagcctttaatcactttctttaccatgtgcaatcataaaat harbors:
- the LOC136043373 gene encoding craniofacial development protein 2-like, which codes for MNSLATASDDRCSFIPSRPLLAPGPRNDQRLNLLDHGGLRIATWNVLTLNFPGAKTLLAMELKRFRISIAGITETHLVGNGTDPIGEGYHLLWSGQTTTRRNGVGLVLDNKSIKCLLSFTPVSNRIANARLSHKQGKMTVLVCYAPTNEADDEAKETFYSALANELSKISPHDIVILLGDMNATVSDNHDLWRQVIRPVIPDPLNDNGLRLLQLCSMHNLVITNTLFAGKDIHKYTWYSNDGRTKKMIDYIIVSQRWRSSISNCRT